A stretch of Desulfurivibrio alkaliphilus AHT 2 DNA encodes these proteins:
- a CDS encoding pilus assembly protein, whose translation MTAKVKKCKTALVTGILALLALLLPAAPALADYCYSDDPDKVPPFLTPGVDPNMLMIIDNSASMYDLAYVHDPRYCYDETYDTDQIYTGYFTVDGWYRYDFDSERFVAAAPEAGCTEANYRKGLVGSREICLEISTGVDIDGDPVVTLESFAARGNYLNWTAASKMDIEKEILTGGKYEDDALVMESRGCLEKRFVKQTTISPAGSDGSGSHHLAVAVRPPTPMEQLTNPDDHTTRIEIFPVNDSDGAYDHEACQNAVEEMRKDSPNLGALKGYIDDCFDYRSGTAGDHTVASQAALNHAIQTCWFIVKHDDPGSITVGDINRSINACEQIYEGNGPPGIDPKDITTDHMGYMCFGNYNAKRLGHGGDHPVHVSGYIGYCWDHSAVTWRPNDKIQNDGWSANTYDSVNACVKDGLLRYCGVIDVPPVTDPSDQVTGVGDDTGEFWNLPAVLVDSGVISQIGHPIAVLQGRLATPEAPSGLLQEFANDLRMGAMVFNRDGAAYECTLSDTLYACDDNVRDGGRVIQPVGQGEAHTASLVAAVNAIVADTWTPLAETMYNAIGYYLQDENMRLHEDDFSIGPGHAPITAWCQPNNILLITDGAPTADLNPQMVNFASSLNYNLGSGTCDALHGSTWLDDLARYAYSGLAEDESLNFAAPDSIAEEEYRPIFTHVVAVGDFRDDDADKCSPHNLLAETAESGGTKLYQAVNLSELETYLREAFRNIRAGAAAGSAASVISATRSGEGAVYQAIFWPDKFDNLDNEINWAGEVQALLVDTHGKLYEDSNQNRLLDPCADPNDDSGDCDRPVTVFHHPGAGTSMACLGVWDEESNSCAGDVREISDVNYLWSANDWLTTVSGGSITGNRNDYLHKDRSRYIFTWHDGNNDGIVQSTEILPFEADEITNLGAAVYQDFGVNTEAEAANVINWIRGLDQAGLRSRQIMHNGELATWRLGDVVHSTPTVVARPAEGYHFLYRDSSYARFVNRHTNRRHMIYFGGNDGMLHAVNGGFFEPGQNKFCLTPDCTGEEGDQAIPLGAEMWAYVPYNLWPHLKCLTDPDYGHKYYVDLVPRIFDVQIFEDQDENIYTDGWGTILVGGMRFGGETVELNGKTFSSAFFILDITDPEKPPRLLAEMTFSQDDLMAMGFTTAVPTVVPMVQGDTSEWYLVLGSGPTNVKGESDQHGSIGVISLGELVHSSNPVPFRIPDTPPGDTFDQQTGSFTLPDANSSVSELITADFGLNYLANAVYFGTVSGNFNDGWGGKMYRLVTDSRDPEGNQELTTPDQWPTLLDTEPNPVALIDVGQPVTAGASISFDYYNYWVYFGTGRLYNSDDYNDDDIFHYYGIKEPRNCSVAGSFTWETVANQDYLSTNPDLNTAIPGNRGLLRVDQIEVQANRLASAAGLECSDDSDCLPSEVEYFAQLQDYIAGFGCTAPLAEQGVDGWYRKFHREGERNLGQATILGGLLTYSAYLPNEDICNPEGTSDLYALYFQTGTAWHRSIFGRTLEEGEWVDYRVLVGPGLATTPSLHVGADTGAKAFLQTSTGAIISIDQPELPFEDHRPGRAWWRELYRNILTD comes from the coding sequence ATGACAGCAAAGGTAAAGAAGTGTAAAACGGCGCTGGTCACCGGCATCCTGGCCCTGCTAGCTCTTTTGTTGCCGGCAGCCCCGGCCCTGGCCGATTACTGCTACAGCGACGACCCCGACAAAGTTCCCCCCTTTCTCACCCCCGGGGTGGACCCCAACATGCTGATGATCATCGACAACTCGGCCAGTATGTACGATCTGGCCTACGTCCATGATCCCCGTTACTGCTACGACGAAACCTACGACACCGACCAGATCTACACCGGCTATTTCACCGTCGATGGCTGGTACCGGTACGATTTTGACAGCGAACGCTTTGTGGCGGCCGCCCCGGAAGCCGGCTGCACCGAGGCCAACTACCGTAAAGGCTTGGTCGGTTCCCGCGAGATCTGTCTGGAAATTTCCACCGGTGTCGACATCGACGGCGACCCGGTGGTTACCCTGGAGAGCTTTGCCGCCCGGGGCAACTACCTCAACTGGACAGCGGCCTCCAAGATGGATATCGAAAAAGAAATCCTCACCGGCGGCAAGTACGAGGACGACGCCCTGGTGATGGAATCGCGGGGCTGCCTGGAGAAACGCTTTGTCAAGCAGACCACCATCAGCCCGGCCGGCAGCGACGGCTCCGGCAGCCACCACCTGGCGGTGGCGGTGCGCCCACCCACTCCCATGGAGCAGCTGACCAATCCGGATGACCATACCACCCGGATCGAGATCTTTCCGGTTAACGACAGTGACGGCGCCTACGACCATGAGGCCTGCCAGAACGCGGTGGAGGAGATGCGCAAGGACAGCCCCAACCTGGGCGCCTTGAAGGGTTACATCGACGACTGTTTTGATTATCGCTCCGGCACCGCCGGCGACCACACAGTCGCCTCCCAGGCCGCCCTCAACCACGCCATTCAGACCTGCTGGTTCATCGTCAAGCATGACGACCCCGGCTCCATCACGGTGGGCGACATCAACCGGTCCATCAACGCCTGTGAGCAGATTTACGAGGGCAACGGCCCCCCCGGCATCGACCCCAAGGATATCACCACCGACCACATGGGCTATATGTGTTTCGGCAACTACAACGCCAAGCGACTGGGGCACGGCGGTGACCACCCTGTGCACGTCAGCGGCTATATCGGCTACTGCTGGGATCACAGCGCCGTCACCTGGCGACCCAACGATAAAATCCAGAACGACGGCTGGAGCGCCAACACTTACGACTCGGTCAACGCTTGCGTCAAGGACGGCCTGCTGCGCTACTGCGGAGTTATCGATGTCCCGCCGGTGACCGACCCCAGCGACCAGGTAACCGGAGTCGGTGACGATACCGGGGAGTTCTGGAACCTGCCGGCGGTGCTGGTGGACTCCGGGGTGATCAGCCAGATCGGCCACCCCATCGCGGTGCTGCAAGGTCGGCTGGCCACGCCCGAGGCCCCCTCCGGCCTGCTGCAGGAATTCGCCAACGATCTGCGGATGGGCGCCATGGTCTTCAACCGCGACGGGGCCGCCTACGAATGCACCCTGTCGGACACCCTTTACGCCTGCGACGACAATGTCCGCGACGGCGGCCGGGTGATCCAGCCCGTCGGCCAGGGCGAGGCCCACACCGCCAGCCTGGTGGCGGCGGTCAACGCCATTGTCGCCGACACCTGGACGCCGCTGGCGGAAACCATGTACAACGCCATCGGCTACTACCTGCAGGACGAAAATATGCGCCTGCACGAAGATGATTTCAGCATCGGCCCGGGGCACGCCCCCATCACGGCCTGGTGCCAACCCAACAACATCCTGCTGATCACCGACGGGGCGCCCACCGCCGACCTCAACCCGCAGATGGTCAATTTCGCCTCGTCCCTCAATTACAACCTGGGCAGCGGCACCTGCGACGCCCTGCACGGCAGCACCTGGCTGGATGACCTGGCACGCTACGCCTACAGCGGCCTGGCCGAAGATGAGAGCCTGAACTTTGCCGCCCCGGACTCCATCGCCGAAGAAGAGTATCGACCCATCTTCACCCACGTGGTGGCGGTGGGTGATTTTCGCGATGACGACGCCGACAAGTGCAGCCCCCACAACCTGCTGGCCGAAACCGCCGAAAGCGGCGGCACCAAGCTGTATCAGGCGGTAAACCTGTCTGAGTTGGAAACCTATCTGCGGGAGGCCTTTCGTAATATCCGGGCCGGCGCGGCGGCCGGCTCCGCCGCCTCGGTAATCTCCGCCACCCGCTCCGGCGAAGGCGCGGTTTACCAGGCCATCTTCTGGCCGGACAAGTTCGACAACCTCGACAATGAAATCAACTGGGCCGGCGAGGTGCAGGCCCTGCTGGTGGATACCCACGGCAAGCTCTATGAAGACAGCAACCAGAACCGCCTCCTGGACCCCTGTGCCGACCCCAACGACGACAGCGGCGACTGCGACCGGCCGGTCACCGTCTTTCATCACCCGGGGGCCGGCACCTCCATGGCCTGCCTGGGGGTTTGGGATGAGGAGAGTAACAGCTGCGCCGGCGATGTCCGGGAAATTTCCGATGTCAACTACCTCTGGAGCGCCAATGACTGGCTCACCACCGTCAGCGGCGGCTCCATCACCGGCAATCGCAACGATTACCTGCACAAAGACCGGAGTCGCTACATCTTCACCTGGCACGACGGCAACAACGACGGCATTGTGCAAAGCACCGAGATTCTGCCCTTTGAGGCCGACGAGATCACCAACCTGGGTGCTGCCGTTTACCAGGATTTCGGGGTGAACACTGAAGCCGAGGCGGCAAATGTCATCAACTGGATCCGCGGCCTGGACCAGGCGGGCCTGCGCAGCCGCCAGATCATGCACAACGGCGAACTCGCCACCTGGCGGCTGGGCGACGTGGTCCACTCCACCCCCACCGTGGTGGCGCGGCCGGCGGAAGGCTACCACTTCCTTTACCGCGACTCCTCCTACGCCCGCTTCGTCAACCGGCACACCAACCGCCGGCATATGATCTACTTCGGCGGCAACGACGGCATGCTGCACGCGGTTAACGGCGGCTTTTTCGAGCCGGGCCAGAACAAGTTCTGCCTGACCCCGGACTGCACCGGCGAAGAAGGTGATCAGGCCATCCCATTGGGGGCCGAAATGTGGGCTTACGTGCCCTATAACCTCTGGCCCCACCTCAAGTGCCTCACCGACCCCGACTACGGCCACAAGTATTACGTCGACCTGGTGCCGCGGATCTTTGATGTCCAGATCTTCGAGGATCAGGACGAAAATATTTACACCGACGGCTGGGGCACCATTTTAGTGGGGGGCATGCGCTTTGGCGGGGAGACGGTGGAGCTTAACGGCAAGACCTTTTCCTCGGCCTTTTTCATCCTGGATATCACCGATCCGGAAAAACCGCCCCGGCTGCTGGCCGAAATGACCTTCAGCCAAGACGACCTGATGGCCATGGGCTTCACCACCGCGGTGCCCACCGTGGTGCCCATGGTGCAGGGCGACACCTCGGAATGGTACCTGGTGCTGGGCAGCGGCCCCACCAACGTTAAGGGGGAAAGCGACCAGCATGGCAGCATCGGGGTGATTTCCCTGGGGGAACTGGTTCATAGTAGCAACCCCGTGCCCTTCCGGATTCCCGATACCCCGCCGGGCGACACCTTTGACCAGCAGACCGGCAGCTTTACCCTGCCCGATGCCAACTCCTCGGTCTCCGAGCTGATCACCGCCGACTTCGGCCTCAACTACCTGGCCAACGCGGTTTACTTCGGCACCGTCAGCGGCAATTTCAATGATGGCTGGGGGGGCAAGATGTACCGGCTGGTTACCGACAGCCGCGACCCGGAAGGCAACCAGGAACTCACCACCCCCGACCAGTGGCCCACCTTGCTGGACACCGAACCCAACCCGGTGGCGTTGATCGACGTCGGGCAGCCGGTGACCGCCGGGGCCTCCATCTCCTTTGACTACTACAATTACTGGGTCTACTTCGGCACCGGCCGGCTGTACAACAGCGATGATTACAACGACGATGACATCTTCCACTACTACGGCATCAAGGAACCCCGAAACTGCAGCGTGGCCGGCTCCTTTACCTGGGAAACGGTGGCCAACCAGGATTACCTGAGCACCAACCCCGACCTTAACACGGCAATCCCCGGTAACCGCGGCCTGCTGCGGGTGGACCAGATCGAAGTGCAAGCCAATCGCCTGGCCAGCGCCGCCGGCCTGGAATGCAGCGACGACAGCGACTGCCTGCCCAGCGAAGTGGAATATTTTGCACAACTGCAGGATTACATTGCCGGCTTCGGCTGTACAGCACCGCTGGCGGAGCAGGGCGTGGACGGCTGGTACCGCAAGTTTCACCGGGAAGGTGAGCGAAACCTGGGCCAGGCCACCATCCTGGGCGGCCTGCTGACCTATTCCGCCTACCTGCCCAACGAAGATATCTGCAACCCCGAAGGCACCTCCGACCTTTACGCCCTTTATTTCCAGACCGGCACCGCCTGGCACCGGTCGATCTTCGGGCGGACACTGGAGGAAGGCGAGTGGGTGGATTACCGGGTTCTGGTGGGCCCGGGCCTGGCCACCACCCCCAGCCTGCACGTGGGGGCGGATACCGGCGCCAAGGCCTTCCTGCAGACCAGCACCGGCGCCATCATCAGCATCGACCAGCCGGAGCTGCCCTTTGAGGATCATCGACCCGGCCGGGCCTGGTGGCGGGAGCTGTACCGCAACATTTTAACCGACTAA
- a CDS encoding PilX N-terminal domain-containing pilus assembly protein, whose amino-acid sequence MQKSIFYPPQAAAPTRHDRANSGGAGQRPPRQQSGFVLVGALLIMLVLVLIGIAATTATNLELQIAGVEKSHTETFFHTDGGAEMATLLLEENIICAGFEGNEDRQIGPIRVFSDTLNFWTQDPPDFPADILAFADDPAGEADFILNNYPWQTPGPDRRTSVRLGGQTVEAFGGAQQMAAGYVGVGKAAGSGYSSSLVYDIYVHHQGPQNTEKLLQVRWRAYGMLETGCRVDED is encoded by the coding sequence ATGCAAAAATCAATCTTTTACCCACCACAAGCAGCGGCCCCGACCCGGCATGACCGGGCAAACAGCGGCGGGGCGGGCCAACGGCCGCCACGGCAGCAGAGCGGCTTCGTGCTGGTGGGCGCCCTGCTGATCATGCTGGTGCTGGTGCTCATCGGCATTGCCGCCACCACCGCCACCAACCTGGAGCTGCAAATCGCCGGGGTGGAAAAATCCCACACCGAGACCTTCTTCCACACCGACGGCGGGGCGGAAATGGCCACCCTGCTGCTGGAAGAAAACATCATCTGCGCCGGTTTCGAAGGCAACGAAGATCGCCAGATCGGCCCCATCCGGGTATTCAGCGACACCCTGAACTTCTGGACCCAGGACCCGCCGGACTTCCCCGCCGATATCCTGGCCTTTGCCGACGACCCGGCGGGAGAAGCCGACTTCATTTTAAACAACTACCCCTGGCAGACCCCCGGCCCGGACCGGCGCACCAGCGTGCGGCTGGGCGGGCAAACCGTGGAGGCCTTCGGCGGCGCCCAGCAGATGGCCGCCGGCTATGTCGGGGTGGGCAAGGCGGCGGGCAGCGGCTACAGCTCGTCGCTGGTCTACGACATCTACGTGCACCACCAGGGACCGCAGAACACCGAAAAGCTGCTGCAGGTAAGATGGCGCGCCTACGGCATGCTGGAGACCGGCTGCCGGGTGGACGAGGACTAA
- a CDS encoding type IV pilus modification PilV family protein, whose translation MNRATQQEGFTLIEVLIAITLLAVGILAAGSMQISALGGNHLAMRITTASSLAGSTIEEMMRREYDDPALDATLDPNEGDYDPEDAASLNNALNNLEHADIATWPSEVEGFEIFYHVAEDYPLPDNKTIRVTVRRDDRGVLRTVALDYIKMQF comes from the coding sequence ATGAACCGCGCCACCCAACAGGAAGGGTTCACCCTCATTGAAGTGCTGATCGCCATCACCCTGCTGGCGGTGGGCATTCTGGCCGCCGGTTCCATGCAGATCTCGGCCCTGGGCGGCAACCACCTGGCCATGCGAATAACCACCGCCTCCTCCCTGGCCGGTTCCACCATAGAAGAGATGATGCGGCGAGAATACGACGACCCGGCCCTGGATGCCACCCTTGACCCGAATGAAGGTGACTACGACCCAGAGGACGCCGCCAGCCTGAACAACGCCTTAAACAACCTGGAACATGCAGATATTGCCACCTGGCCCTCAGAGGTGGAGGGCTTTGAAATCTTTTACCACGTGGCGGAAGATTACCCCCTGCCCGACAACAAGACCATCCGGGTGACGGTGCGCCGCGACGACCGGGGCGTACTGCGCACCGTGGCCCTGGACTACATTAAGATGCAATTTTAA
- a CDS encoding prepilin-type N-terminal cleavage/methylation domain-containing protein has product MNHGNRCRQQGFTLVEVLIALALGGVVMAAVLISFRGQHATYIAQDHTVEMQQNIRVAMDMVSRDIRSAGFPGPGQAQQGLGFSVSNSTSRLVFSRVGDDGQVECIMYDQYDSASAQVPVLGRVRSNVAWSAGDCNLASLHAGKRPLAENIEEAEFLYLLTDGTATTEPDANDLDNIRAVVVSLLARAGQPDPRFNPGGNDIEYISAGGTVWSRDDNVRRRLLTQTIHGRNLGL; this is encoded by the coding sequence ATGAATCACGGAAACCGCTGCAGACAACAAGGCTTCACCCTGGTGGAAGTGCTCATCGCCCTGGCCTTGGGTGGCGTGGTGATGGCGGCGGTGCTGATCTCCTTTCGCGGCCAGCATGCCACCTATATTGCCCAGGATCATACGGTGGAGATGCAGCAGAACATCCGGGTGGCCATGGATATGGTAAGCCGCGATATCCGCAGCGCCGGCTTTCCCGGCCCCGGCCAGGCCCAGCAGGGATTGGGTTTCAGCGTAAGCAACAGCACCAGCCGGCTGGTTTTTTCCCGGGTGGGCGATGACGGCCAGGTGGAGTGTATCATGTACGATCAATACGACAGCGCTTCCGCCCAGGTTCCCGTCCTGGGGAGGGTTCGCTCCAATGTGGCCTGGTCGGCGGGCGACTGCAACCTGGCCAGCCTGCATGCCGGCAAACGGCCGCTGGCGGAAAACATCGAGGAAGCGGAGTTTCTTTACCTGCTGACCGACGGCACCGCCACCACCGAGCCGGACGCCAACGACCTCGACAACATCCGGGCGGTGGTGGTCTCCCTGCTGGCCCGGGCCGGTCAGCCCGACCCCCGCTTTAACCCGGGCGGCAATGACATCGAGTATATTTCCGCCGGCGGCACGGTGTGGTCGCGGGATGACAACGTGCGCCGGCGGCTGCTGACTCAGACCATTCACGGTCGCAACCTGGGGTTATGA
- a CDS encoding GspH/FimT family pseudopilin, translating to MLTLTRLRITGLGAKGFTLIELMVVVAIMGILAAVALPVINNSLPNYRLRAEARELVSNFKKARLEAVKRNRNVLIEFDLATDGYRIFVDMNDSNSYDEGEDVLLLNHTMRPQTQLVSTTFKTDDIYHLTGFNSRGLPVGVINRSVVMGTTTADPRFYTLSLSVAGSVNLQDGQVDDGADEDNDEV from the coding sequence ATGCTGACGCTGACACGGTTGCGCATAACAGGGCTGGGCGCCAAGGGCTTCACCCTGATTGAGTTGATGGTGGTGGTCGCCATCATGGGAATCCTGGCGGCGGTGGCCCTGCCGGTGATCAACAACAGCCTGCCCAACTACCGCCTGCGGGCCGAGGCCCGCGAACTGGTAAGCAACTTCAAAAAGGCCCGGCTGGAGGCGGTGAAACGCAACCGCAACGTGCTGATCGAGTTTGATCTGGCCACTGACGGCTATCGCATCTTTGTCGATATGAACGACAGCAACAGCTACGATGAAGGTGAAGATGTGCTGTTACTCAACCACACCATGCGGCCGCAAACCCAACTGGTGAGCACAACCTTCAAGACCGATGATATTTACCACCTAACCGGCTTCAACTCCCGTGGCCTGCCGGTGGGTGTCATCAACCGCTCCGTGGTCATGGGCACCACCACCGCCGACCCCAGATTTTATACTTTGTCCCTTTCCGTAGCCGGCAGCGTCAACCTGCAGGACGGCCAGGTTGACGACGGCGCTGATGAAGACAACGATGAAGTGTAA
- a CDS encoding type IV pilin protein: MHQKGQGGFTLVELMIVVAIIGILAAVAIPQFAQYRIRGFNSSALSDVRNLTTAQEAFFADWLRYAVTHEAADVTEVKATGDLLEGPSTGAMVLAQWARQAHQQLPLAIGNGVVMQADVIPATAVSYVAISKHLQGNTMYGATNTSTAIHRDQETLVPGQGGDVLPITGYMPEPHETDDPFIDHEEFEAQ, from the coding sequence ATGCATCAAAAAGGACAAGGGGGTTTTACCCTGGTGGAGCTGATGATCGTAGTAGCGATCATCGGTATTCTGGCGGCCGTCGCCATCCCGCAGTTCGCCCAGTACCGCATCCGGGGCTTCAACTCCTCGGCCCTGAGCGACGTCCGCAACCTGACCACCGCCCAAGAGGCCTTCTTCGCCGACTGGTTGCGGTATGCGGTAACTCATGAAGCTGCCGATGTTACTGAGGTAAAGGCCACCGGAGATCTGCTTGAAGGACCTAGCACCGGCGCTATGGTGCTGGCCCAGTGGGCCCGCCAGGCCCATCAGCAGTTGCCGCTGGCCATTGGCAATGGGGTCGTAATGCAAGCCGATGTTATCCCCGCCACGGCAGTTTCCTATGTCGCGATCAGCAAGCATTTGCAGGGCAATACCATGTACGGTGCCACCAACACCAGTACCGCCATTCATCGTGACCAGGAAACTCTCGTACCTGGGCAGGGTGGCGATGTATTGCCAATTACAGGCTATATGCCCGAGCCTCACGAAACAGACGACCCCTTTATTGATCATGAGGAGTTTGAGGCCCAATAA
- a CDS encoding ABC transporter ATP-binding protein has protein sequence MIKFNQIEKTYAKELGRRAKQALAGVSFALAPGETLGLVGANGAGKSTCIKLLLDFIRADRGEISLLGSTPKDPAVRRRIGYLPETANFPANLNVLDMLRFSGRTCGLSREQIAAGAEKWLSRLSLWPDRKRPLRDYSKGMQQRANFALALLHEPELLILDEPMSGLDPIGRADMLGLIGELKAKGRSILFCSHILEDVDRLADRVLVLHRGRKLFEGMPAELAAQRGGRDFTAGYLDLVQSEGEQ, from the coding sequence ATGATCAAGTTTAACCAGATAGAAAAAACTTACGCCAAGGAGTTGGGTCGGCGGGCCAAGCAGGCCCTGGCCGGGGTTTCCTTTGCCCTGGCCCCCGGGGAAACCCTGGGGCTGGTGGGGGCCAACGGGGCAGGCAAGTCCACCTGCATTAAGCTGCTGCTGGACTTTATCCGGGCCGACCGGGGGGAGATCTCTCTGCTGGGCTCCACCCCCAAAGACCCCGCCGTGCGGCGGCGCATCGGTTATCTGCCGGAGACCGCCAACTTTCCGGCCAACCTCAATGTGCTGGATATGCTGCGCTTCAGCGGCCGCACCTGCGGTTTGAGCCGGGAACAAATCGCCGCCGGAGCGGAAAAATGGCTCTCCCGGCTCAGTCTCTGGCCGGACCGCAAACGCCCCCTGCGGGATTACTCCAAGGGGATGCAGCAGCGGGCCAACTTCGCCCTGGCCCTGCTGCATGAGCCGGAACTGCTGATTCTGGATGAACCCATGAGCGGCCTGGACCCCATCGGTCGGGCCGATATGCTGGGCCTGATCGGCGAACTGAAGGCCAAGGGGCGCTCCATCCTCTTTTGCTCCCATATTCTGGAAGACGTGGACCGGCTGGCCGACCGGGTGCTGGTGCTGCACCGGGGCCGCAAGCTGTTTGAGGGGATGCCCGCGGAACTGGCGGCCCAGCGGGGCGGCCGGGATTTCACCGCCGGCTACCTCGACCTGGTGCAAAGCGAGGGGGAGCAATGA
- a CDS encoding ferredoxin has protein sequence MLAAKPVKVLLDTYECNGCGGCAELCPDIFRMDETGDKARLLVADCLPLTPELAEVVKLCAQQCIVLERC, from the coding sequence ATGCTTGCCGCAAAGCCGGTGAAAGTACTGCTTGATACCTATGAATGCAACGGCTGCGGCGGTTGCGCCGAGCTTTGCCCGGATATTTTCCGCATGGATGAAACCGGTGATAAGGCCCGGCTGCTGGTCGCCGACTGCCTGCCGTTAACCCCGGAGCTGGCCGAGGTGGTCAAGCTGTGCGCCCAGCAGTGCATTGTGCTGGAGCGTTGTTAA
- a CDS encoding YqaA family protein has translation MSEAKPTGALRRLYDYCLYLMSKPGGVWVLFWVAVVESSVFPIPPDVFLMALAIAVPAKAFRFALICTVGSVLGGMLGYGMGYFFMELVGHRVIAFYGMAEQYLQVQALYQQYDAWAVGAAGFTPLPYKLFTLTAGAFELNFATFCLASLISRGARFFMVAAFIYYFGPAIRGFIERYFNLLTIIFLVLLIGGFVAFKTLL, from the coding sequence ATGAGTGAAGCCAAACCCACTGGAGCCTTGAGACGGCTCTACGATTATTGCCTGTACCTGATGAGCAAGCCCGGCGGGGTCTGGGTGCTGTTCTGGGTGGCGGTGGTGGAGTCTTCGGTCTTCCCCATCCCGCCGGATGTCTTTCTCATGGCCCTGGCCATCGCGGTGCCGGCCAAAGCCTTCCGCTTTGCCCTGATCTGCACGGTGGGCTCGGTGCTGGGGGGCATGCTGGGCTACGGCATGGGCTATTTTTTCATGGAGCTGGTCGGCCACCGGGTGATCGCCTTTTACGGCATGGCCGAGCAGTACCTGCAGGTCCAGGCCCTTTACCAGCAATACGACGCCTGGGCGGTGGGCGCTGCCGGCTTCACCCCCCTGCCCTACAAGCTTTTCACCCTTACCGCCGGGGCCTTTGAGCTCAACTTCGCCACCTTCTGCCTGGCCTCGCTGATCTCCCGCGGCGCCCGCTTTTTCATGGTGGCGGCCTTTATCTACTACTTCGGCCCGGCCATCCGAGGCTTCATCGAGCGCTATTTCAACCTGCTGACCATCATCTTCCTGGTGCTGCTCATCGGCGGCTTCGTGGCCTTCAAGACCTTGCTTTAA
- a CDS encoding protein-L-isoaspartate(D-aspartate) O-methyltransferase — MSNGYEKTRRRMVDEQLIPRGIDDQAVLEAMATVPRHLFVEEALQPQAYGDFPLPIGEGQTISQPYIVALMTQLLKLSPGQRVLEIGTGCGYQAAILAAMGAQVYTVERIKSLLARARRTFDRLHFFNILSKADDGTEGWPEHAPFDRIIVTAGGPRIPRPLVEQLADPGILVIPVGDRDLQELTVVSKENGEVESRVAERVRFVKLLGAHGWQHE; from the coding sequence ATGAGCAACGGTTACGAAAAAACCCGGCGGCGGATGGTGGATGAGCAGTTGATCCCCCGGGGCATCGACGACCAGGCGGTGCTGGAGGCCATGGCCACGGTGCCGCGTCACCTCTTTGTCGAAGAGGCCCTGCAACCCCAGGCCTATGGCGACTTCCCCCTGCCCATCGGCGAAGGCCAGACCATCTCCCAGCCTTATATCGTTGCCCTGATGACCCAGTTGCTTAAGCTTAGCCCCGGCCAGCGGGTGCTGGAAATCGGCACCGGCTGCGGCTACCAGGCGGCAATTTTGGCCGCCATGGGGGCCCAGGTGTATACCGTGGAGCGGATCAAAAGCCTGCTGGCCCGGGCCCGCCGCACCTTCGACCGGCTGCACTTTTTCAATATTTTAAGCAAGGCCGACGACGGCACCGAGGGTTGGCCGGAACACGCCCCCTTTGACCGGATCATCGTCACCGCCGGCGGCCCCCGGATCCCCCGGCCCCTGGTGGAACAACTGGCCGACCCCGGCATTCTGGTGATCCCGGTGGGGGACCGCGACCTGCAGGAGCTTACCGTGGTAAGCAAGGAAAACGGCGAAGTGGAAAGCCGGGTGGCGGAGCGGGTGCGTTTTGTCAAGTTGCTGGGCGCCCATGGCTGGCAGCATGAGTGA